In one window of Helianthus annuus cultivar XRQ/B chromosome 17, HanXRQr2.0-SUNRISE, whole genome shotgun sequence DNA:
- the LOC110940823 gene encoding cysteine desulfurase 1, chloroplastic, giving the protein MSIEGVVLKLPSFSQLINPNRTPLKFPFNFPNSSSSSSYSSATASLSVPAAAPVSLGHSTRPDFEILYQKVNNGSKLVYLDNAATSQKPSAVIDAVNNYYKSYNSNVHRGIHFLSAKATDEYEMARRKVASFVNAPESSEIVFTRNATEAINLVAYSWGLSNLKAGDEIVVTIAEHHSSIVPWQILSEKTGAVLKFVSLTEDEVPDIKVLQDLLSKKTKLVAVHHVSNVLASVLPIKDIAQWAHDVGARILVDACQSVPHMVVDVQDLGVDFLVASSHKMCGPTGIGFLYGKSELLTAMPPFLGGGEMISDVFLDHSTYAEPPSRFEAGTPAIGEAIGLGTAIDYLSQIGMQKIHDYEVELANYLYENLHAIPGVRIYGPAPSETVHRAALCSFNVEGLHPTDIATFLDQQHGVAIRSGHHCAQPLHRYLGINASARASLYFYNTKEDVDDFIRALEDTIAFFTSFK; this is encoded by the exons ATGTCCATTGAAGGAGTGGTTCTGAAGCTCCCTTCCTTTTCTCAACTCATAAACCCTAATCGCACTCCCCTCAaatttcctttcaatttccccaattcctcttcttcttcttcttattcgTCTGCAACTGCTTCTCTTTCCGTTCCGGCAGCCGCACCCGTTTCTCTTGGCCATTCCACCCGACCCGATTTTGAAATCCTCTATCAG AAGGTAAACAATGGATCAAAACTCGTTTACTTGGACAATGCAGCAACCTCACAGAAGCCATCTGCTGTTATAGATGCTGTTAACAATTACTATAAATCTTATAACTCAAACGTGCATCGTGGAATTCATTTCTTAAG TGCAAAGGCAACGGATGAGTATGAAATGGCAAGGAGAAAGGTGGCGTCTTTTGTAAACGCACCGGAGTCTAGTGAGATTGTGTTCACAAGAAATGCTACTGAAGCTATCAACCTTGTAGCGTATTCATGGGGGCTTTCTAATTTAAAAGCCGGTGACGAG ATAGTTGTAACAATTGCGGAACATCATAGCTCCATTGTTCCATGGCAAATTCTATCTGAGAAGACTGGTGCAGTTTTGAAGTTCGTCAGTTTGACCGAAGATGAAGTCCCGGATATCAAGGTGCTACAAGATTTGCTTTCGAAAAAGACTAAACTAGTGGCCGTTCATCATGTCTCAAACGTGcttg CTTCGGTTCTCCCAATTAAGGATATTGCCCAATGGGCACATGATGTTGGGGCAAGAATACTGGTGGATGCTTGCCAAAGTGTACCACAtatggtcgttgatgttcaggATCTTGGTGTTGATTTTCTTGTTGCTTCTTCTCACAAG ATGTGTGGGCCTACAGGCATTGGTTTCTTGTATGGAAAGAGTGAACTCTTGACAGCTATGCCTCCATTCTTAG GTGGTGGGGAAATGATTTCTGATGTTTTCTTGGACCATTCTACTTATGCGGAACCTCCATCCAG ATTTGAAGCTGGAACACCTGCGATTGGGGAAGCCATTGGTTTGGGAACAGCGATTGATTATCTTTCTCAAATTGGCATGCAAAAGATTCATGATTATGAG GTAGAACTGGCTAATTACCTTTATGAAAACCTTCACGCGATTCCCGGTGTTCGTATCTATGGACCGGCCCCTTCAGAGACGGTTCATCGCGCTGCTCTATGTTCCTTCAATGTTGAGGGCCTTCATCCCACAGACATAGCCACTTTTCTTGATCAGCAG CATGGTGTAGCAATTAGATCTGGGCATCACTGTGCGCAGCCACTTCACCGGTACTTGGGGATAAATGCAAGCGCACGAGCCAGTCTTTATTTCTACAATACGAAAGAAGATGTTGATGACTTTATTCGAGCACTTGAGGACACCATCGCGTTCTTCACCTCTTTCAAGTAG